From one Methanomicrobia archaeon genomic stretch:
- a CDS encoding ABC transporter permease, with amino-acid sequence MQGSTAEPRWWSYLVIAAVIYGIWHLLSVMLDSIALPTPLTVFFAFLKILRTDLLSNLLISTYRIACGIALAFSLAVPIGLLSYEKQVDSLVTPLIYMLYPIPHIVLLPVVILFFGIGDLSKIIMIEIIVFFQILVTTRDASRSISRNYIYPMLSLGASKKEIYRHVIVPICIPKILTATRISVGTAIAVLFFVESFATTRGLGYLIMDAWGRANYPDLYAAIVSMALLGFGIYLVIDRVEKKVCRWVYV; translated from the coding sequence ATGCAAGGAAGTACGGCAGAGCCTCGATGGTGGAGCTATCTAGTCATCGCGGCCGTGATCTACGGGATCTGGCATTTACTCTCGGTTATGCTGGACTCGATCGCGTTACCAACACCGCTGACGGTCTTCTTCGCCTTCCTCAAGATCCTCAGAACCGATTTGCTCTCGAATCTGCTCATCAGCACCTACAGGATTGCCTGCGGGATCGCTCTGGCGTTCTCGCTTGCCGTGCCGATCGGGCTCCTCAGCTACGAGAAGCAGGTGGATTCACTCGTCACGCCTCTTATCTATATGCTCTATCCCATTCCGCATATCGTCCTGCTTCCAGTGGTCATCCTCTTCTTCGGTATCGGCGATCTATCGAAGATCATCATGATCGAGATCATCGTCTTCTTCCAGATCCTGGTGACCACACGGGACGCATCCCGAAGTATCAGCAGGAATTATATCTATCCCATGCTCAGTCTAGGCGCGAGCAAGAAGGAGATTTATCGACACGTCATCGTCCCGATCTGCATCCCCAAGATCCTTACCGCCACGCGGATCAGTGTGGGCACGGCGATCGCCGTGCTCTTCTTCGTGGAATCGTTTGCCACGACCAGGGGGCTGGGATACCTGATTATGGACGCGTGGGGTCGTGCAAATTACCCGGACCTGTACGCGGCGATCGTCAGCATGGCGCTGCTCGGATTTGGTATTTACCTGGTGATAGACCGCGTGGAGAAGAAGGTCTGCCGGTGGGTCTACGTATAA
- a CDS encoding ABC transporter ATP-binding protein, with protein MIAAKELTKIYPDGTEAVHRITFDIPCGECCSVIGPSGCGKTTLLLIFAGILRPSAGKALINSHEVTGPSKELALIFQDYGLFPWKTVHENVSLGLELRGVQKKEQQEIVSSLLKDLGLHGFEKNYPKQLSGGMQQRVAFARMLALKPKILLMDEPLSSLDALTRENMQNVLLQLWQQKRMTMLLVTHSIEEAVFFGQKIVVLSPRPGTIVKTIENPQKGSIEYRTQEVFFAKCKEVRQSLDGGAI; from the coding sequence ATGATTGCAGCGAAGGAACTTACCAAGATCTACCCGGACGGAACGGAAGCGGTGCACAGGATCACCTTCGATATACCCTGCGGCGAGTGCTGCTCGGTCATTGGACCCTCGGGCTGCGGTAAAACGACGCTCCTGCTGATCTTCGCCGGTATCCTGCGGCCAAGTGCGGGTAAGGCGCTGATAAACAGCCATGAGGTCACCGGCCCATCGAAGGAGCTGGCGCTTATCTTCCAGGACTACGGGCTCTTCCCCTGGAAGACGGTGCACGAGAACGTTTCGCTGGGCCTGGAGCTCCGTGGTGTGCAGAAGAAGGAGCAGCAGGAGATCGTCTCATCGCTCCTCAAGGACCTCGGATTGCACGGGTTCGAGAAGAACTATCCCAAACAATTGTCGGGCGGGATGCAGCAACGCGTCGCCTTCGCGCGCATGCTGGCCTTGAAGCCGAAGATCCTGCTCATGGATGAGCCGTTGTCCTCGCTGGACGCATTGACGCGTGAGAATATGCAGAATGTGCTCCTGCAGCTCTGGCAGCAGAAGCGAATGACCATGCTGCTCGTCACCCACAGTATAGAGGAGGCGGTGTTTTTCGGGCAAAAGATCGTCGTACTCTCCCCGCGACCGGGCACCATCGTTAAAACGATCGAGAATCCCCAGAAGGGAAGCATCGAGTACAGAACACAAGAGGTATTCTTCGCGAAATGCAAGGAAGTACGGCAGAGCCTCGATGGTGGAGCTATCTAG
- a CDS encoding thiamine biosynthesis protein — MPVKRGTVILIAVVLLAGAGSLGCLEQPKEGAGDALLALKVGAMPDEATLPYYVAAQEGIFREHGLDVEVVPFQSALERDSALIAGRIDAGQNDPVGVLVLRNAGYDARIVSRELHETPGKMRFAILASPNSEIRAVEDLAGKQVAISSNTVIDWITDNLLGDVQTLKIEEKKVPIRMQLLLDNKYEAATLAEPLASYALYRGAHLVISDAMHDQTIGYTVIVFRGAFIDEHPESVVQFLAAFDEAVDRINANPENYRELLVKTAQVPKEIAETYQMATYMQAAPYPRDNFEDVLSWMRSKGLVTEAISYDEVIY, encoded by the coding sequence ATGCCAGTAAAGAGAGGGACCGTGATACTGATCGCTGTTGTGCTCCTCGCTGGTGCTGGATCGCTTGGCTGCCTCGAGCAACCGAAAGAGGGCGCGGGTGATGCACTGCTCGCCCTGAAAGTGGGCGCCATGCCGGACGAAGCAACGCTGCCCTATTACGTCGCGGCGCAGGAAGGGATCTTTCGCGAGCACGGCCTGGATGTCGAAGTTGTGCCGTTCCAGAGCGCACTGGAGCGTGACAGTGCACTCATCGCCGGAAGAATCGACGCGGGACAGAACGATCCGGTGGGTGTGCTCGTGCTGCGGAACGCCGGTTATGACGCCCGGATCGTCAGTCGCGAGCTCCATGAGACACCCGGGAAGATGCGGTTCGCTATCCTCGCCAGCCCTAACTCGGAGATACGCGCGGTAGAAGATTTAGCCGGGAAGCAGGTTGCCATTTCCAGCAACACCGTTATTGATTGGATAACTGATAATTTGCTTGGTGATGTTCAGACACTCAAGATCGAGGAGAAGAAAGTGCCGATCAGAATGCAGCTGCTGCTCGATAACAAGTATGAAGCGGCGACCCTGGCAGAACCGCTGGCGAGCTATGCCCTGTACCGGGGTGCGCACCTGGTCATCTCGGACGCGATGCACGACCAGACGATCGGCTACACGGTGATCGTGTTCAGGGGCGCATTCATCGACGAGCACCCGGAGAGCGTCGTGCAATTCCTCGCTGCGTTCGATGAAGCGGTGGACCGGATCAATGCAAATCCGGAGAACTACCGTGAGCTGCTCGTAAAAACGGCTCAGGTGCCCAAGGAGATTGCTGAGACTTACCAGATGGCCACCTATATGCAGGCGGCACCCTATCCACGCGATAATTTCGAGGACGTGCTGAGCTGGATGCGGAGCAAAGGCCTGGTGACTGAAGCTATTTCTTACGACGAGGTAATTTATTAA